Part of the Candidatus Lernaella stagnicola genome is shown below.
GCGCGCCACAACGCCCACAGCGCCCAGGCCGCCGCGGCCGTCGCCAAAGGCAAGTCGGAATACAGACGCGACATGCCGTACGCGGCGGGCATGAAGGAAAACAGCGTTGCCGCCGACAGGCCGGTCCATGAGTCACGCAACGCTCGACCCAGGCAGAAGACGCCGAGGATCGCGATCAAGAAAAAGAAAGTGTGGACGAACGTGACCGACAAGTAGGACGGTCCCAGCAGCCGCACGAAAAACGACGACAGCGGATACACGAAGCTGTCGGGTTGACCCCAAGCCCCGTCGCCGGGCAGATCGAGCGCGTGATCGAGCGCCTGAAACAGGTGGTTGTGCGGCAGCCCGATTTCCACCGACGTCGTTTGCGCCAACCAGATGAGGTTGGTCGCCACGTGCAGCGCCAGCAGGGCGGCAAGTAGGGCCAGGGGCCGGCGATCGGTCGTTTGACGGGGCTGGATCATCGCGGCCATCATAATTGAAAGCGAAGCGCCGTCCAACAACAATGCCTTGGGGGCTTCCACGGTATGACCGAGCATCGCGCCGCCACCCGCCGCACTTGGATTGCGGTCGTGATTCTGCTGCTGCTGGCCGGATCGCTCAACGCCCTGTGGCTGGCGCAACACCCGTACGCCTGCGGCGGTCAAGATGAAACCCACCACTACCTGCGCGGCCTGCTCGTGAATCAAAACATGTGGGATTCGAAAAGCACGCTGTTTCAGGAGCCCGACGTCGAATGGATGGCATGGTGGCCGCCGCTCACGTACTTCGCCTCCGCGCTGGTGATGAAGCTGCTGGGTCGCGCGCAATGGGCCATGGCGCTGACCGGCACCTTCTTCTGGATGGCGACGTTGTTGTTCGCCTTCGGCATCGCCCGGCGTCTCGGCGACGACCGCGACGGCCATCGCGGCATTGCTGTTTTGGCCGATCCTGCTGAGCTATTCGCGCCAGTACAACCTGGAGATGGGTTTGGTCGCCACGGCGGCGGGGGCGAATTATTTCTTACTCGCCTCGGACGGCTTTGCGCGACGGCCCGCGACACTCGCGTTCGGTTTGCTGTGCGGCCTCGGTCTGCTGGCGAAGATCACGTTCCCCGTTTTCATCGCCCGGTCGTTGATCGTCGTGTTGGCGCAGCACCGGCGCGACTTCGACGCCCGCCGCGGGTTGTGGCTGGCCGGCGCGTTGGTGTTGGCGGCTGCCGTGGCGGCGTTTTGGTACCTGCCGCGTTTGGAGCATATCGGTCGCGCGTTGCTGCTGCACGTTGTGGGGTACAACCGTGAGTTCGGGCCGGGGCAGGCGGAGAGCGGCGCGCCCCTGCTCGTGGACGCGGCGGGCAAATGGGGACCGGTCGGCGTTGTGTATTTCCTCGCGGCGCTGGCCGCGTATCCGTTGTTCCGCGACCGCAAGTGGCTGCCGGTTTGGGTCTGGATGCTCGTCCCGATCTTCGTGTTTGTGATCGCCCCCAGCGATATCGTGCGATTCGCGTTGGCCGCCACGCCGGCGATGGCCGTGTTGGCCGTTGTTTTCGCGCGACGCGTCTTGCGGGGGCGAAAAGTACTGACTGTTTTGGTGATCGTGGCGTGGGGCGGGTTGGCGGCGGCGTCGACGATCCTGGCCTCGCAGCAGATGTGGCGGCTGCCGAATGCAAGTGCGGATTCGGCGCGAATTCTGCGGGCGGTCGATTCACCGGCGCCGCGCGTTTGTTACGTGCAGCATTCCGCCGATACGGACTTCAACGAGGAGCACCTGCGCTTTCTGCTGCGACTACACGAGCCGCGGCTTGCTTTTGCGCCCTTCGGACCGGGCACGTTTCACATCCAGCATTACGAGCGCTTGGTCGACTGTTTCCGGCGGGGAGGGGCCGTGCTCTTTCGCGGTGGCGAACACGACCTTGCGTGGCCGTCGCGCGCCGTGCTCAGGGACATCGTCGTTGGGGCGGACAAGCACGCGTTGCGTCAGGATCAAGGGCTGGCCAAAGGCCTGTTCCCACCGGACTTCACGTTTGCCGATTGGCCCGACACGCCCCCGGACGGCTACGAAAAGGCGGACGGCATTGGGTACCGGGTCGAGGACGGGCCGCCGATCGAATTTACATTGTTCGCGCCGCGCGGCGATTAGAAACGGCGCGGGCGCAACACGACCAGCAACGCGGGCACCGTCAGCAAATCGGCCAATAGCGCCCACACCATCGTCAATGCCGTCAGCGCGCCGAAATAGAGGTTGGGCTGGAACTGCGAAGCCAGCAGCACGAGAAAACCGCCGAACAACACAACCGACGTGATCACCATCGCGCGGCCGGTCGTGGCCAGCGTGACATGGATGGCGGCGGCGATATCCGGTTGCTGCTGCGCTCGATATTCGGCGCGAAAACGAGCCAGGAAGTGAATCGTGTCGTCCACGGCGATACCGATGGCGATCGACGGGATCATGCACGTGGCCAGGTTGATCGGAATACGCGCGAGCCCCATCAAACCCAGGGTCATCGCGACGGGCATGATGTTCGGGTACATGCTGTAAGCGCCGACGCGCCACGACCAGAAAACTAACACCACGCAGGCGATGATGATGATAATCGCGATCGCGAAACCTTTGAGTTGGCCCGCCACAAGCTCTCGCTCCATGTTGACGTACAACACCACTTCGCCGGTTGCCGCGGCGTGAACGTAATCGGGAAACGTCTCGTCGGCAAAGGCGTTGAAATGGTCGAGCCAGCCGCGCAGCACTTGCGAGGGCACCGTCGTCATACGCGCCGCGATGCGCCCGTGCCGATAGTTGAGGTCGGTGAAGTGATCCAACCCGCCGCGGTCGTCGGACATCGATAGCAGCAACAGAAGCTGGGCGACCTCTTCGCGTGTATCGGGTATGCGGAAGAATGCCTCGTCGTCGCCATGCAGGGCGCGATTGAGCAGTTTGACCAGGTCGGCCAGCGACTGCGTGGAGGTAACGCGCGGCGACTTTTCCATTTCGCGCTGCAGCGCCTCGACCGCCCGCAGCACCTCGGGTTCGATCATGGCCTCGTCCCGGTCGGCCTCCAGAAAAAATTCCAACGAGTTCGCGCCGGAAATGTGCTCCTGCAGAAA
Proteins encoded:
- a CDS encoding MMPL family transporter; the encoded protein is VLQLMNRSLNLVTNIIPPLVLVIGLAVIVHVLNRYEEAYRRIGRQREALIEAVAHLVHPCFLTSLTTAIGFASLAISRIKPIRETGLLAAFGVMMAFVISIALAPAILSRLKPPVGRERRSPRHDAVDRVLQACARLVVRRPRLVLVVSFVTTGLAIVGMTQLTVETNLIEYFKPESRIRSSFRFLQEHISGANSLEFFLEADRDEAMIEPEVLRAVEALQREMEKSPRVTSTQSLADLVKLLNRALHGDDEAFFRIPDTREEVAQLLLLLSMSDDRGGLDHFTDLNYRHGRIAARMTTVPSQVLRGWLDHFNAFADETFPDYVHAAATGEVVLYVNMERELVAGQLKGFAIAIIIIIACVVLVFWSWRVGAYSMYPNIMPVAMTLGLMGLARIPINLATCMIPSIAIGIAVDDTIHFLARFRAEYRAQQQPDIAAAIHVTLATTGRAMVITSVVLFGGFLVLLASQFQPNLYFGALTALTMVWALLADLLTVPALLVVLRPRRF